Proteins encoded in a region of the Shumkonia mesophila genome:
- a CDS encoding ABC transporter ATP-binding protein codes for MSDTLLDVRGLRTVFHFLEGAYPAVDGISFTMRSGEVLGLVGESGSGKSVAGLSLIGLIDPPGEVVEGEVLFKGRNLRTLGEPALRQLRGKEIAMIFQDSLAALNPVLTVSEQMVEAIREHADVPLPAARERVIAALRQVGITSPETRIDQYPHEFSGGMRQRVAIATALLNKPDLIIADEPTTALDVTIQGQILAEMQTLARETGTALIWITHDLGVVSELADRVAVMYAGRIVEIGGIDDVLDRPCHPYTQGLLDSIPAENAPGSRLRQIDGTAPSLAARPVGCAFRLRCQRAGPLCAEREPDVTEGPGGQSWRCHHPIPQGDRP; via the coding sequence ATGAGCGACACCCTCCTCGACGTGCGCGGCCTGCGGACCGTCTTTCACTTTCTCGAAGGCGCCTATCCCGCCGTCGACGGCATCAGCTTCACCATGCGGTCGGGCGAGGTGCTGGGGCTGGTCGGCGAGTCGGGATCGGGCAAATCGGTCGCCGGGCTGTCCCTGATCGGCTTGATCGATCCACCCGGCGAGGTCGTCGAGGGCGAGGTTCTTTTCAAAGGACGGAACTTGCGGACCCTCGGCGAGCCAGCGCTGCGCCAGTTGCGGGGCAAAGAGATCGCCATGATCTTCCAGGACTCGCTGGCCGCGCTCAATCCGGTGCTCACCGTCAGCGAGCAGATGGTGGAGGCGATCCGCGAGCATGCGGACGTGCCGTTGCCGGCCGCCCGCGAGCGCGTCATCGCCGCCCTCCGGCAGGTCGGAATCACCTCTCCGGAAACCCGCATCGACCAGTATCCGCACGAGTTTTCGGGCGGGATGCGCCAGCGCGTCGCCATCGCCACGGCGCTGCTCAACAAACCCGACCTGATCATCGCCGACGAACCGACGACGGCCCTGGATGTCACCATCCAGGGCCAGATTCTGGCCGAGATGCAGACCCTGGCCCGGGAAACCGGCACGGCGCTGATCTGGATCACCCACGATCTGGGCGTGGTCTCGGAATTGGCCGACCGCGTGGCCGTGATGTATGCGGGCCGCATCGTCGAGATCGGCGGCATCGACGACGTCCTCGATCGTCCGTGTCATCCGTACACCCAGGGTTTGCTGGATTCCATTCCCGCCGAGAACGCGCCCGGCAGCCGTCTGCGCCAGATCGACGGCACCGCCCCCAGCCTGGCGGCGCGCCCCGTGGGCTGCGCCTTCCGCCTGCGCTGCCAGCGGGCGGGGCCGCTGTGCGCCGAACGGGAGCCCGACGTCACCGAGGGCCCCGGCGGCCAGAGTTGGCGCTGTCATCACCCCATTCCCCAGGGGGATCGCCCATGA
- a CDS encoding ABC transporter permease: MTRPRPIDPTLVPPLVETPQRRFNLRRIKRRPNMKTALIALVIILAAGLLLPFAAPQNPYDLSTFSVMDNRLSPGERSLDGLTVWLGTDSQGRDMVSAILYGMRISLLVGLAATSLALSIGVTVGLLAAMFGGRIDALLMRLVDFILGFPSILVALVLLAVIGRGVDKVIIAIVVVQWATYARIMRAAAMVERRKEYVEAAENLGYPSWRIMFRHLLPNSIGSVLVVATIYVAHAITLEATLSFLGVGVPVTQPSLGLLVASGFEFLMSGEYWISLFPGLALLVLIFSLNLVGDRLREALDSRRS, from the coding sequence ATGACCAGGCCGCGCCCCATCGATCCCACGCTGGTCCCGCCGCTGGTGGAAACCCCGCAGCGCCGCTTCAACCTGCGGCGCATCAAGCGCCGGCCCAACATGAAGACGGCGCTGATCGCCCTCGTCATCATCCTCGCAGCCGGTCTGCTGCTGCCGTTCGCCGCGCCGCAGAACCCCTATGACCTGTCCACCTTCAGCGTCATGGACAATCGCCTGTCGCCGGGCGAGCGGAGCCTCGACGGCCTGACCGTATGGCTCGGCACCGATTCCCAGGGGCGCGACATGGTGTCGGCCATTCTCTATGGCATGCGGATCAGCCTTCTGGTCGGGCTGGCGGCAACCAGCCTGGCGCTTTCCATCGGCGTGACGGTGGGCCTGCTCGCCGCCATGTTCGGCGGCCGGATCGACGCCCTGCTGATGCGCCTGGTCGACTTCATCCTGGGCTTCCCCTCCATTCTGGTGGCACTGGTGCTGCTGGCGGTGATCGGGCGCGGGGTCGACAAGGTGATCATCGCCATCGTCGTCGTCCAATGGGCTACCTACGCCCGCATCATGCGCGCCGCGGCTATGGTGGAACGACGTAAGGAATACGTCGAGGCGGCGGAAAACCTGGGCTATCCGAGCTGGCGCATCATGTTCCGCCACCTTTTACCGAACAGCATCGGTTCCGTGCTGGTGGTCGCCACCATTTACGTCGCCCATGCCATCACCCTGGAGGCGACGCTTTCCTTCCTGGGCGTCGGGGTCCCGGTGACGCAACCCTCGCTCGGTCTGTTGGTCGCCAGCGGCTTCGAGTTCCTGATGAGCGGCGAATACTGGATCAGCCTGTTTCCGGGGCTCGCCCTGCTCGTCCTCATCTTCTCGCTCAACCTCGTCGGGGACCGTCTCCGCGAAGCGCTGGACTCGCGGCGATCATGA
- a CDS encoding ABC transporter substrate-binding protein, producing the protein MRTNFLHILSFLTLPILLPVGASAATLTVGLASEPTSTDPHYHSFTPNNGLARSLYGALVTTDANQQTVPDLATSWSVEGDNVWTFNLRKGVKFSNGAPFTAKDVIFTFCRVRNNPQAISDYFGNPVTNFAKIETPDDHTVRITTKVPEPLMPERMAEMAILSAGIVKHGEIAFDLAKGCGVTGEWPTLARFNSGEDAIGTGPFKLTKYTKGAGVELARNENYWGEKPAWEKVTLLPIPNAGPRLAGLLAGNYDLIENPAARDVRQLEGDPRFGVTIRPSNRVIFLQMNVSKDQSPSVVTQNGTNPFKDERVRRAISMAIDRDTIVKRIMDGAAAPASQFVPETMFGAQPNPEPLVYDPEGAKKLLAEAGYPNGFKVTFAATNDRYINDSQVAQAIAQYLSRVGIQADVDAMTASIFFTRRSKSEFALSMGGWGSTTGGASSFLQQFVATLDKDRGVGRSNYGGWSDPAFDAVILKAIATVDETKRAELLREAGKLALKKLPDIPIHFESTIWAFRKGIQFEGRMDQYTLPALAKAVK; encoded by the coding sequence GTGAGAACCAACTTCCTGCATATCCTAAGCTTCCTGACTTTGCCGATCCTGCTGCCGGTCGGCGCATCGGCGGCGACGTTGACCGTCGGCCTTGCTTCCGAACCGACGTCGACCGACCCGCACTACCACAGCTTCACCCCCAACAACGGCCTGGCGCGCAGCCTGTACGGCGCGCTGGTGACGACGGACGCGAACCAGCAGACCGTCCCCGACCTGGCGACGTCCTGGTCGGTCGAGGGCGACAACGTCTGGACCTTCAACCTGCGCAAGGGCGTCAAGTTCTCCAATGGAGCGCCGTTCACAGCCAAGGACGTCATCTTCACCTTCTGCCGGGTCAGGAACAACCCGCAGGCCATCTCCGACTATTTCGGCAATCCCGTCACCAACTTCGCCAAGATCGAAACGCCCGACGACCACACCGTCAGGATCACCACCAAGGTGCCGGAACCGTTGATGCCCGAAAGGATGGCCGAGATGGCCATCCTGAGCGCCGGCATCGTCAAGCATGGTGAGATCGCCTTCGACCTTGCGAAGGGCTGCGGCGTCACCGGCGAGTGGCCGACCCTGGCGCGGTTCAACAGCGGCGAGGACGCCATCGGCACCGGCCCCTTCAAGCTGACCAAGTACACCAAGGGGGCTGGCGTCGAACTGGCCCGCAATGAAAACTATTGGGGCGAAAAGCCGGCCTGGGAGAAGGTGACCCTGCTGCCGATTCCCAACGCCGGCCCGCGCCTGGCCGGCCTGCTGGCTGGCAACTACGACCTCATCGAAAACCCGGCGGCCCGCGACGTCAGGCAACTGGAGGGCGATCCCAGGTTCGGGGTGACGATCCGCCCGTCGAACCGCGTGATCTTCCTGCAGATGAACGTCTCCAAGGACCAGAGCCCATCTGTCGTCACCCAGAACGGAACCAACCCCTTCAAGGACGAGCGCGTGCGCCGGGCCATCTCGATGGCGATCGACCGCGACACCATCGTCAAGCGCATCATGGACGGAGCCGCCGCGCCCGCCAGCCAGTTCGTGCCGGAAACGATGTTCGGCGCCCAACCCAATCCGGAACCGCTGGTCTATGATCCGGAGGGGGCGAAGAAGCTGCTGGCCGAGGCCGGATATCCGAACGGTTTCAAGGTGACGTTCGCGGCCACCAACGACCGCTACATCAACGACTCCCAGGTCGCCCAGGCCATCGCCCAATACCTGAGCCGCGTCGGCATCCAGGCGGACGTGGATGCCATGACGGCCTCCATCTTCTTCACCCGCCGCAGCAAGAGCGAATTTGCCCTGTCCATGGGCGGCTGGGGCTCGACCACCGGGGGCGCCTCCTCGTTCCTGCAGCAATTCGTCGCCACCCTCGACAAGGACCGCGGCGTCGGCCGCTCCAACTACGGCGGCTGGTCCGATCCGGCCTTCGACGCGGTGATCCTCAAGGCGATCGCCACCGTCGACGAGACGAAACGCGCCGAGCTGTTGCGGGAAGCCGGCAAGCTCGCCTTGAAGAAGCTGCCGGACATCCCGATTCACTTCGAAAGCACGATCTGGGCGTTCCGCAAGGGCATCCAATTCGAAGGCCGCATGGACCAGTACACACTTCCGGCGCTGGCCAAGGCGGTTAAATAA
- a CDS encoding MurR/RpiR family transcriptional regulator yields MAGTPLRAMYYSDTANRIAHAYALLSKSHKKIADFILGAPAEAAMMTIDELAKACLVSNATANRFAKAIGFDGFAEFRARQIEAIKQTLAPVEKLKAGRDGSASSFDIISDSIRHDLENLEKTRETLAPESCGKAVDLILAAERIFIFGSGISYYIAGILTHGLEPFCRGNVSMMGMTGGVNSALRRLVHAGERDLAIFISFPRYAPDTLELSEAAKRQGARILCITDRPTSPLARYADVALYVQAERRLLPNSATAAFALADGLAAAVANRRREGIDIQMRLAARYLPGLAEGPSGDAERGSKKGRKPGEP; encoded by the coding sequence ATGGCCGGCACCCCCCTCAGAGCGATGTATTATTCCGATACGGCTAACCGCATCGCACATGCCTATGCTTTGCTCAGCAAATCGCACAAAAAGATTGCAGACTTCATCCTGGGGGCGCCCGCCGAAGCGGCGATGATGACCATCGACGAACTGGCGAAGGCTTGCCTCGTCTCCAATGCGACGGCGAATCGATTCGCCAAGGCCATCGGCTTCGACGGCTTCGCCGAGTTCAGGGCCCGCCAGATCGAGGCCATCAAGCAGACGCTGGCGCCGGTGGAAAAGCTGAAGGCCGGACGGGACGGGTCGGCCAGCAGCTTCGATATCATTTCGGACAGCATCCGACACGACCTGGAGAACCTCGAGAAGACGCGGGAAACGCTGGCGCCGGAAAGCTGCGGAAAGGCCGTGGACCTGATTCTTGCGGCGGAACGCATCTTCATTTTCGGATCGGGGATCAGCTATTACATCGCCGGCATCCTGACGCACGGGCTGGAACCCTTCTGTCGCGGCAACGTGTCGATGATGGGCATGACCGGCGGCGTCAACTCAGCCCTGCGCAGGCTGGTCCATGCGGGGGAGCGGGATCTGGCGATCTTCATTTCCTTCCCCCGCTACGCGCCCGATACCCTGGAACTGAGCGAAGCGGCGAAACGCCAGGGAGCGCGTATTCTCTGTATCACCGATCGCCCGACCTCGCCATTGGCCCGCTATGCGGACGTGGCGCTTTACGTGCAGGCCGAGCGGCGCCTGCTTCCCAACTCGGCGACCGCGGCTTTCGCGCTGGCGGATGGCCTGGCGGCGGCGGTGGCCAATCGCCGCCGGGAAGGCATCGATATCCAGATGCGGCTCGCGGCCCGCTACCTGCCCGGACTGGCCGAGGGCCCGAGTGGTGACGCGGAGCGTGGCAGCAAGAAGGGGCGCAAACCCGGCGAGCCGTGA
- a CDS encoding efflux RND transporter permease subunit, translating into MSNFFIDRPVFAWVIAITIMLAGLLAINTLSISQYPQIAPTTVQISASYPGADAQTVENSVTKVIEQGMTGIDNLDYMTATSTSTGSTNLTLTFTSAADPDVAQMQVQNKLQLVTSQLPQIVQSTGLTVTKSSTGFLMVIGFVSTDGKMTSTDLADYVDSTLNDTLRRIDGVGETQLFGGGYAMRIWLDPDKLAKYALMPGDVATAIEVQNTQVSAGQLGGLPARQGQQLNATVTARSRLQTPEQFRNIVLKSTTDGSIVRLNDVATVELGAESYTSDARYNGLPAAGLAISLATGANAISTAEAVQAAIGRLSGTLPTAVEVVYPYDTTPFVRLSIEEVMKTLAEAVGLVFIVMFVFLQNIRATIIPTIAVPVVLLGTFAVLASAGYSINMLTMFAMVLAIGLLVDDAIVVVENVERVMHEEGLSPKEATRKSMGEITGALVGIAIALSAVFVPMAFFGGSVGVIYRQFSVTIVSAMLLSVVVALVLTPALCASILRRPGDHAAKRGLAGWFNRTFDRGTLAYRDGVRGVTTRAKRFLFVFLAIVVAVGWLFMRLPSSFLPDEDQGILMASVQLPTGAAQERTVRALEQVKDHFLTNEKDAVDGVFSIAGFGFGGQGQNIGLAFIKLKSFDERTSPVLSAAAVAGRAMGAFSKIRDAQVFALAPPAIQGMGNSNGFDFYLQDVNGAGHDKLMATRNRLLALAGQSKLLANTRPNGQEDTPQFSVEIDQEKASALGVGLSDINTTLSTAWGSDYVNDFIDRGRVKPVYLQADKNFRMQPKDLERWYVRNSNGTMVPFSAFASSHWTFGSPRLERYNGSAAVEIQGEAAAGVSSGDAMNEIDNLASQLPSGYAHEWTGLSYQERLSGSQAASLYAISVLVVFLCLAALYESWSIPFAVMLSIPIGVLGALAAAYLFGQTNDVYFKVGLLTTIGLAAKNAILIVEFAVARQAAGEGLVEATLAAARQRLRPILMTSFAFILGVTPLAIASGAGSGAQNAIGIGVLGGMIAATVLGIFFVPLLFVTVRRVFKSKAVGQDVPPEPEHAATPHSLEA; encoded by the coding sequence ATGTCGAATTTCTTTATCGATCGGCCGGTCTTTGCATGGGTGATCGCCATCACGATCATGCTGGCAGGGTTACTCGCCATCAACACATTGTCGATCTCGCAATATCCGCAGATCGCGCCAACCACGGTTCAGATCAGTGCATCCTATCCGGGCGCCGACGCCCAGACGGTCGAGAACTCGGTGACCAAGGTCATCGAGCAGGGCATGACCGGGATCGACAATCTTGACTATATGACCGCGACATCGACATCGACGGGATCGACAAACCTCACGCTGACCTTCACCAGCGCGGCCGATCCGGACGTTGCGCAGATGCAGGTGCAGAATAAGTTGCAGCTCGTCACCTCGCAATTGCCGCAGATCGTGCAAAGTACCGGCCTGACCGTCACGAAATCGTCCACCGGCTTCCTGATGGTGATCGGCTTCGTGTCGACCGACGGCAAGATGACGTCGACGGATCTCGCCGACTATGTCGACAGCACATTGAACGACACGCTGCGGCGCATCGACGGCGTCGGCGAGACGCAATTGTTCGGGGGTGGCTATGCCATGCGGATCTGGCTCGATCCCGACAAGCTCGCCAAGTATGCGCTCATGCCGGGCGACGTGGCCACGGCGATCGAGGTGCAGAACACGCAGGTGTCCGCCGGCCAGCTCGGCGGTTTGCCGGCGCGCCAGGGCCAGCAGCTCAATGCCACAGTCACCGCGCGCAGTCGCCTTCAGACCCCCGAGCAGTTCCGGAACATCGTTCTGAAGAGCACGACGGACGGGTCCATCGTCCGGCTGAACGACGTCGCTACCGTAGAACTCGGCGCGGAAAGCTATACCTCGGACGCTCGATATAATGGCCTGCCCGCCGCGGGGCTGGCCATCAGTCTTGCGACCGGCGCCAACGCCATCAGCACGGCGGAAGCCGTCCAGGCGGCGATCGGTCGACTGTCCGGCACACTTCCCACCGCGGTCGAGGTGGTCTACCCCTACGACACCACGCCCTTCGTCCGTCTGTCGATCGAGGAGGTGATGAAGACCTTGGCCGAGGCCGTCGGCCTCGTCTTCATCGTGATGTTCGTATTCCTCCAGAACATCCGGGCGACGATCATTCCGACGATCGCCGTTCCCGTCGTGCTGCTCGGCACGTTTGCCGTCCTCGCTTCCGCCGGCTATTCGATCAACATGCTGACCATGTTCGCCATGGTGCTTGCCATCGGTCTGCTGGTCGATGACGCGATCGTCGTGGTGGAGAATGTCGAGCGCGTCATGCATGAAGAGGGGCTCTCTCCCAAGGAGGCGACGCGCAAATCCATGGGCGAGATTACCGGGGCCCTGGTCGGCATCGCCATCGCCCTGTCGGCAGTTTTCGTTCCCATGGCGTTTTTCGGCGGTTCGGTCGGCGTCATCTACCGTCAGTTTTCGGTGACCATCGTCTCGGCCATGCTGCTGTCGGTCGTCGTCGCGCTCGTGCTGACGCCGGCGCTCTGCGCGAGCATCCTCCGCCGGCCCGGCGACCATGCCGCAAAGCGCGGTCTGGCCGGCTGGTTCAATCGGACCTTCGATCGCGGCACGCTCGCCTATCGCGACGGCGTGCGCGGCGTCACAACGCGAGCCAAGCGGTTCCTTTTCGTCTTTCTGGCGATCGTCGTTGCCGTGGGATGGCTGTTTATGCGCCTGCCGAGTTCCTTCCTGCCGGACGAGGACCAGGGGATTCTGATGGCCAGCGTCCAGTTGCCCACCGGTGCGGCCCAGGAACGGACCGTGCGCGCGCTCGAGCAGGTGAAGGACCATTTCCTTACCAACGAGAAGGATGCCGTCGACGGCGTCTTCTCCATCGCCGGTTTTGGGTTCGGCGGACAAGGCCAGAATATCGGACTTGCCTTCATCAAGCTCAAGTCGTTCGACGAGCGCACGTCACCCGTGCTTTCGGCGGCGGCCGTCGCCGGCCGTGCCATGGGCGCGTTCTCGAAGATCAGGGATGCCCAGGTCTTCGCATTGGCCCCGCCGGCGATTCAGGGCATGGGCAATTCCAACGGCTTCGATTTCTATCTGCAGGATGTCAACGGAGCCGGCCATGACAAGCTGATGGCGACGCGTAATCGTCTTCTGGCCCTGGCTGGACAGAGCAAGCTCCTGGCCAATACGCGCCCGAACGGACAAGAGGACACGCCGCAGTTTTCGGTCGAAATCGATCAGGAAAAAGCCAGCGCGCTGGGCGTCGGTCTGTCGGACATCAACACCACACTGTCGACGGCATGGGGCAGCGATTACGTCAACGATTTCATCGATCGTGGCCGCGTCAAGCCAGTCTATTTACAGGCCGACAAGAACTTTCGTATGCAGCCCAAGGATCTGGAACGATGGTACGTGCGCAATTCCAACGGCACCATGGTTCCGTTTTCGGCCTTCGCCTCGAGCCACTGGACCTTCGGTTCGCCGCGACTCGAACGCTATAACGGTTCGGCGGCTGTCGAGATTCAAGGTGAGGCGGCCGCCGGCGTCAGTTCAGGCGACGCCATGAACGAGATCGACAATCTCGCCAGCCAGTTGCCGAGCGGCTACGCCCATGAATGGACGGGTCTGTCGTATCAGGAGCGCCTTTCCGGCAGCCAGGCCGCGTCACTCTATGCGATTTCGGTTCTGGTCGTGTTCCTTTGCCTTGCCGCCCTCTACGAAAGCTGGTCGATTCCGTTCGCCGTCATGCTGTCCATTCCGATCGGCGTGCTCGGTGCACTGGCGGCCGCCTATCTCTTCGGTCAGACCAACGACGTTTACTTCAAGGTCGGCCTGCTGACGACGATCGGCCTGGCTGCCAAGAATGCCATTCTCATCGTCGAGTTCGCCGTCGCTCGGCAGGCTGCCGGCGAGGGCTTGGTCGAGGCGACCCTCGCGGCCGCCCGGCAGCGCTTGCGGCCGATCCTGATGACGTCGTTCGCCTTCATTCTCGGCGTCACTCCGCTGGCCATTGCAAGCGGAGCTGGCTCCGGTGCCCAGAACGCCATCGGCATCGGCGTCTTGGGTGGAATGATTGCCGCGACCGTTCTCGGCATATTTTTCGTGCCTTTGCTCTTCGTGACGGTGCGTCGCGTGTTCAAGAGCAAAGCCGTGGGGCAGGACGTCCCTCCCGAGCCAGAGCACGCCGCTACGCCCCACTCGCTCGAAGCCTGA
- a CDS encoding ABC transporter permease, whose product MGTFILQRLLQSTAVLLAVSLVVFLAVFAVGDPVELLINPEATQHEREMMVRALGLDRPVWMQYLTFLGNAMQGDLGISFVHGEPALQIIIERMPATFELVFFALLIASLVGIPLGLYVGLNSDASLSRVIMTGSILGYSIPNFWKGMMLILLLSVWLHWLPTSGRGETVDLLGIPVSFLTWDGVRHLVMPVLNLAIPNTALMTRLTASGAAEARTQDYVKFARAKGVRPQRIVRRHILRNILIPVITVLGIEFGALIAFSTITETVFAWPGMGKLLITSIYRLDRPVVVSYVMLITFLFVLINLIVDLIYAALDPRVKLMDRAS is encoded by the coding sequence GTGGGGACTTTCATCCTCCAGAGGCTGCTTCAAAGCACGGCCGTCCTGTTGGCCGTTTCGCTTGTCGTCTTTCTGGCGGTCTTTGCGGTCGGCGACCCGGTCGAGCTCTTGATCAACCCGGAAGCCACCCAGCACGAGCGGGAGATGATGGTTCGGGCGCTGGGCCTTGATCGCCCGGTCTGGATGCAATACCTGACGTTTCTCGGCAACGCCATGCAGGGCGATCTCGGCATATCGTTCGTGCATGGCGAGCCGGCCCTCCAGATCATCATCGAGCGCATGCCGGCCACCTTCGAGCTGGTGTTCTTCGCCCTTCTCATCGCCAGCCTGGTCGGCATTCCGCTCGGCCTGTACGTCGGGCTGAACAGCGACGCCTCGCTTTCTCGCGTCATCATGACCGGGTCCATTCTCGGCTATTCCATCCCCAATTTCTGGAAGGGGATGATGCTGATCCTGCTGCTCTCGGTGTGGCTGCATTGGCTTCCCACCTCGGGGCGGGGCGAGACGGTCGACCTCCTCGGCATTCCGGTCAGCTTCCTGACCTGGGACGGCGTTCGCCATCTCGTCATGCCGGTGCTCAACCTCGCCATCCCCAACACGGCGCTGATGACCCGCCTCACGGCCTCCGGCGCCGCCGAGGCGCGCACCCAGGACTATGTCAAATTCGCCCGCGCCAAGGGAGTGCGGCCGCAACGCATCGTGCGCCGGCACATCCTGCGCAACATCCTCATCCCGGTGATTACGGTGCTCGGCATCGAGTTCGGCGCGCTGATCGCCTTTTCCACCATCACCGAAACCGTCTTCGCCTGGCCCGGCATGGGCAAGCTTTTGATCACCAGCATCTATCGGCTAGACCGGCCGGTCGTGGTTTCCTACGTCATGCTGATCACCTTCCTGTTCGTCCTGATCAACCTGATCGTCGATCTTATCTACGCGGCGCTGGACCCGCGCGTGAAGCTGATGGACCGCGCGTCATGA
- a CDS encoding TetR/AcrR family transcriptional regulator: protein MFIEEGYARTTTDKVAARCKISKRTLYRLFSSKEDLLAAVVDAHRQSMLDLPGYYDDLPLTDALEAIFMIDIDAEADRERVAFLRFALMESAQFPEIDTLVRQRGPEMSLALLADWFAHQRTLGRIEIDDVDSAARMLMDMIFGAVVDKTRGELEWPGGDKRKTYIRRCIHVFINGIRSR from the coding sequence ATGTTCATCGAGGAGGGTTATGCCCGCACCACGACGGACAAGGTCGCGGCACGCTGCAAGATCTCCAAGCGGACGCTCTACCGTTTGTTCTCGAGCAAAGAGGATCTTCTTGCGGCGGTCGTCGATGCACATCGCCAGAGCATGCTCGATCTGCCTGGCTACTATGACGATCTGCCGCTCACCGATGCGCTGGAAGCGATCTTCATGATCGACATCGACGCCGAGGCGGATCGCGAACGGGTGGCCTTCCTGCGTTTTGCGCTGATGGAATCCGCGCAATTCCCTGAGATAGACACGCTCGTCCGCCAGCGCGGCCCGGAGATGTCACTCGCCTTGCTGGCCGATTGGTTCGCGCACCAGCGCACGCTAGGAAGGATTGAGATCGATGACGTCGACAGCGCCGCCAGGATGCTGATGGACATGATTTTCGGCGCCGTCGTGGACAAGACGAGGGGCGAACTCGAATGGCCCGGCGGGGATAAGCGAAAAACCTACATCCGCCGGTGCATCCACGTTTTCATCAACGGCATCCGCTCGCGATAG
- a CDS encoding efflux RND transporter periplasmic adaptor subunit: protein MLLMPGGCFDQAENQAASSLVASRPEVGVVTLRPQSVAITAELPGRTAASLVAEVRPQVNGIIQRRLFKEGTEVAAGEALYQIDPASYQAAYDSAVATLQKASASVPSAQAKVERYQGLIKKDAVSRQDLDDAMATLAQAKADVASAQASVAAARIDLAYTKITAPIAGRVGKSSLTQGALVTANQETALTTIRKQDPINVDVTQSSTNLLNLLQAVNEGRLKLGGSNISVKLKLENGTIYPYEGKLEFAEANVDEATGTFTLRAEFPNPERLLLPGVYVRAIVEEGIAENSFLVPQRAVSRNTKGEATAMFVNREGKVEERVLSIQNSVGNNWLVDSGVDDGDRVIVEGVQFVRIGQEATPIEVTIDETTGEVRERKTGALSDGKAVAVANREPATTADTGRN from the coding sequence ATGCTGCTCATGCCAGGAGGCTGCTTCGATCAAGCCGAAAATCAAGCCGCTTCATCGCTTGTGGCGAGTCGTCCCGAGGTCGGCGTCGTCACGCTTCGTCCCCAGTCGGTCGCGATCACGGCGGAATTGCCGGGGCGCACGGCGGCCTCTCTTGTCGCCGAAGTGCGCCCTCAGGTAAACGGCATCATCCAGCGGCGTCTGTTTAAAGAGGGCACCGAGGTTGCCGCCGGCGAGGCACTCTATCAGATCGATCCGGCGAGCTATCAGGCCGCCTACGACAGCGCGGTTGCAACGCTTCAGAAGGCCTCGGCCTCGGTGCCGAGCGCGCAGGCCAAGGTCGAGCGCTATCAGGGGCTTATCAAGAAGGATGCCGTCAGCAGGCAGGATCTCGACGACGCGATGGCGACCCTGGCCCAGGCCAAGGCCGACGTGGCCTCCGCGCAAGCGAGCGTTGCAGCCGCCCGGATCGATCTCGCCTATACGAAGATCACGGCCCCGATAGCCGGCCGGGTCGGCAAGTCCTCGCTGACGCAAGGCGCATTGGTGACGGCAAATCAGGAAACCGCACTGACCACCATTCGCAAGCAGGACCCGATCAACGTCGACGTGACGCAATCGAGCACCAACCTCCTCAACCTTCTTCAGGCCGTGAACGAGGGCCGGCTGAAGCTCGGTGGATCGAACATCAGCGTGAAGCTGAAACTCGAAAACGGCACGATCTATCCGTACGAGGGTAAGCTGGAGTTTGCAGAAGCCAATGTCGACGAAGCCACCGGCACCTTCACGCTACGGGCTGAATTTCCCAATCCCGAGCGGCTGCTTCTGCCCGGCGTGTACGTGCGGGCGATCGTCGAGGAAGGCATTGCCGAGAACAGCTTTCTCGTGCCCCAGCGGGCCGTCAGTCGCAACACCAAGGGTGAGGCCACGGCCATGTTCGTCAACCGGGAGGGTAAGGTCGAGGAGCGCGTGCTTTCCATCCAAAACAGTGTCGGCAACAACTGGTTGGTCGATTCCGGCGTCGACGACGGCGACCGGGTCATCGTCGAAGGAGTGCAGTTTGTTCGCATCGGCCAGGAGGCGACGCCTATCGAGGTGACCATCGACGAGACGACGGGCGAGGTTCGGGAACGCAAGACGGGGGCGCTTTCCGACGGCAAGGCGGTCGCTGTCGCCAATCGCGAACCGGCCACGACGGCCGATACCGGCAGGAACTGA